Proteins encoded within one genomic window of Methyloceanibacter stevinii:
- the chrA gene encoding chromate efflux transporter, which produces MDTSPADMPEATPGRAPSPTLGEALPVWTKIGVTSFGGPAGQIALMHRELVEERGWIGHERFLHALNFCMLLPGPEAMQLATYVGWRLNGTLGGLVAGLLFVLPGAAVVLALSIAYAWYGQAPVVEAAFVGIKTAVLVIVVDALLKVAKRALHGAHAWAIAALAFIAIFFFAVPFPIIVAVAALAGYLLARFAPESIPSADTTALDTDPVTLRQTLRTACLWLAVWIVPLVAVSLAFPQVFTDLSVFFSKLAVVTFGGAYAVLAYMAQQAVETYGWLSAPEMLDGLGLAETTPGPLILVTEFVGFLGAYRHGGQPALAYGLLGAAVTLWATFAPCFLWIFTGAPYVEQLRANPKLAGALRGVTAAVVGVILNLSLWFALHVIFKTVTATDAGPLRLWTPELASFQWDAALLAGLAALLIFGARLGILTTLAICAGASLTLSALL; this is translated from the coding sequence ATGGACACCAGCCCTGCAGACATGCCCGAGGCCACGCCCGGTCGCGCACCCTCACCGACATTGGGCGAGGCCCTGCCGGTGTGGACCAAGATCGGCGTCACGTCGTTCGGCGGCCCAGCCGGACAGATCGCGCTCATGCACCGCGAACTCGTCGAAGAGCGCGGCTGGATCGGCCACGAACGATTCCTCCATGCGCTGAACTTCTGCATGCTACTGCCGGGACCCGAGGCCATGCAGCTCGCGACGTATGTCGGCTGGCGGCTGAACGGTACACTCGGCGGCCTCGTCGCCGGGCTGCTCTTTGTCCTCCCCGGCGCCGCCGTCGTCCTCGCCCTCTCCATCGCCTATGCGTGGTACGGCCAAGCGCCGGTGGTGGAAGCGGCCTTTGTCGGCATCAAAACGGCCGTGCTCGTGATCGTCGTCGACGCCTTGCTGAAAGTGGCCAAGCGCGCCCTCCACGGCGCGCATGCCTGGGCGATCGCCGCGCTCGCGTTCATCGCCATCTTCTTTTTCGCGGTGCCGTTCCCCATTATTGTCGCAGTGGCAGCACTGGCCGGCTATCTCCTCGCGCGCTTTGCGCCTGAGAGCATCCCATCCGCCGATACGACAGCACTCGACACCGACCCCGTCACCCTTCGGCAAACGCTGCGAACGGCCTGCCTCTGGCTTGCCGTCTGGATTGTGCCGCTCGTCGCCGTGAGCCTCGCCTTCCCGCAGGTCTTCACGGACCTCTCGGTGTTCTTCTCGAAGCTCGCCGTGGTGACGTTTGGCGGGGCCTATGCGGTGCTCGCCTATATGGCGCAACAGGCCGTCGAGACTTATGGCTGGCTGAGCGCGCCCGAAATGCTGGACGGGCTCGGCCTCGCGGAAACGACGCCCGGACCCTTGATCCTCGTTACCGAGTTCGTCGGCTTTCTCGGCGCCTATCGCCATGGAGGGCAGCCGGCCCTTGCCTACGGGCTCCTCGGCGCGGCCGTGACCCTTTGGGCCACTTTCGCCCCGTGCTTCTTGTGGATCTTCACGGGCGCGCCCTACGTGGAGCAGCTGCGCGCCAACCCGAAACTCGCCGGCGCGCTGCGCGGTGTCACCGCGGCCGTGGTCGGTGTAATTTTGAACCTGAGCCTGTGGTTTGCGCTGCACGTCATTTTCAAGACGGTGACGGCGACGGATGCCGGTCCCTTGCGGCTATGGACGCCCGAGCTTGCGAGCTTTCAGTGGGACGCCGCGCTTCTCGCAGGTCTTGCCGCCCTCCTGATTTTCGGAGCACGGCTCGGCATTCTCACCACGCTGGCGATCTGCGCGGGCGCGAGCCTCACCCTGTCGGCGCTGCTTTAG
- a CDS encoding magnesium transporter CorA family protein → MITIYEAREGKLTPQTGLPRATDEAVWIDLLNPTTEEEHIIEQALGIDVPTREELQEIEASSRLYQEDGAFFMTATLVFKGGGSEAQITPATFILAGNRLLTVRYAEPGAFAFFLTRCNRQELDLNRGCMVLIGLLEAVVDRLADFIEQIQGQVEHLSRSVFKKRDPALKRQHRYDVVLQDIGHEGEVVSKVRESCYSLGRLLTYLAYAVNERKEGKIVSSRVRAAVRDVNSLTDHATFLSGKIVFLLDATLGMIQIQQNDIIKIFSVAAVVFLPPTLIASIYGMNFHDMPELGWVLGYPVALGMMVLFAILPYLYFKHKGWL, encoded by the coding sequence ATGATCACGATCTACGAGGCCCGTGAGGGGAAACTTACACCCCAGACCGGTCTGCCACGGGCGACCGATGAGGCCGTATGGATCGACCTCCTCAACCCGACCACGGAAGAGGAACACATCATCGAACAGGCTCTCGGGATTGACGTCCCGACCCGGGAGGAACTGCAGGAAATCGAGGCCAGCAGCCGTCTCTACCAGGAAGACGGCGCCTTCTTCATGACGGCGACGCTCGTGTTCAAAGGCGGCGGCAGCGAGGCCCAGATCACGCCGGCGACGTTCATTTTGGCCGGCAACCGGCTCCTGACCGTGCGCTACGCCGAGCCCGGCGCTTTCGCCTTCTTTCTCACGCGCTGCAACAGACAGGAACTGGATCTAAACAGAGGCTGCATGGTCCTGATTGGCCTGTTGGAGGCCGTGGTCGATCGCCTGGCCGACTTCATCGAGCAGATCCAGGGGCAGGTGGAGCATTTGTCGCGGTCGGTCTTCAAGAAACGGGATCCGGCCCTCAAGCGTCAGCACCGCTACGATGTCGTGCTGCAGGACATCGGCCACGAGGGGGAGGTCGTCTCGAAGGTGCGGGAGAGCTGCTACTCCCTCGGCCGCCTCCTGACGTATCTTGCCTATGCGGTCAACGAACGGAAAGAAGGCAAGATCGTCTCCTCGCGGGTGCGCGCGGCCGTGCGCGACGTCAACTCCCTGACGGACCACGCCACATTCTTGTCGGGCAAGATCGTGTTTCTGCTCGATGCGACGCTGGGCATGATCCAGATCCAACAGAACGACATTATTAAAATCTTCTCGGTTGCAGCCGTCGTGTTCCTGCCACCGACATTGATTGCATCGATCTACGGGATGAATTTCCACGATATGCCGGAACTTGGCTGGGTACTTGGGTACCCGGTTGCCCTCGGCATGATGGTCCTGTTTGCGATACTCCCTTATCTTTATTTCAAGCATAAAGGCTGGCTGTAG
- a CDS encoding monovalent cation:proton antiporter-2 (CPA2) family protein, with translation MTEAQLIQVTVFLAAAAIAAPLGRYLGIGAVLGYLAAGVVIGPYVLGPLYALDHVEKVLKFGEFGVVLLLFVIGLELRPMRLWAMRSAIFGLGAAQLVVTGFVLAGIGLAFGLATGQALFVGLALSLSSTAFALQVLEEKGELRPAHGRLAFSILLFQDLAAIPLIALVPLFALGSGEEPTMDLGSAGLAILTIAGVIVVGRFLLSRLYRLVAKVGVREAMTATALLTVVGVALLMEEVGLSAALGSFIAGALLADSEYRHQIEADIAPFEGLLLAVFFMAVGMSIDLSVLVARPGALLLIVAVLIAVKFAVLFGLGRWWGLTNAPSRRLGIVLSQGGEFAFVLFSVGLVEGVIDRETAGLLTLAVTLSMAATPLLLVADDMFLRARKSAAPDYEIPPDDEKHVIIAGFGRFGQIVARVLRARHIPFTALDKSIAQVDFVKRFGANIYYGDAGRIDILRASGAGKASAFVLAIDDVDASLRVAEIVRENFPDLPIYARARDRIHVHKLVDLGVTIIERETFLAALSLTSELLRGLGLKPNEAKRLIETFKTHDEARLFNEYQDYTDREKMRANALSAAVELEDLFAKDMEALENGGASDGRSDDRGSSD, from the coding sequence ATGACAGAGGCGCAGCTTATTCAGGTAACGGTGTTTTTGGCCGCTGCCGCGATTGCCGCGCCGCTGGGACGCTATCTCGGCATTGGCGCCGTGCTTGGCTATCTCGCCGCCGGCGTCGTCATCGGACCCTATGTGCTGGGGCCGCTCTACGCCCTCGACCATGTGGAGAAGGTCCTCAAGTTCGGCGAATTCGGCGTCGTCCTGCTGTTGTTCGTGATCGGCCTTGAGCTGCGCCCCATGCGTCTGTGGGCCATGCGGTCGGCCATCTTCGGGCTCGGCGCGGCGCAGCTCGTCGTGACCGGCTTCGTTCTTGCGGGCATCGGCCTTGCGTTCGGGCTCGCGACCGGGCAGGCGCTGTTCGTCGGTCTGGCCTTGTCGCTCTCGTCCACCGCCTTCGCCTTGCAGGTTCTGGAGGAGAAAGGCGAGCTGAGACCCGCCCATGGACGGCTCGCCTTCTCGATCCTGCTGTTCCAGGATCTCGCCGCGATCCCGCTGATCGCTCTCGTGCCGCTCTTCGCACTCGGCAGTGGCGAAGAACCCACGATGGATCTCGGCAGTGCGGGCTTGGCCATCCTCACCATCGCCGGCGTTATCGTCGTCGGCCGGTTTCTGTTGAGCCGGCTCTATCGGCTCGTCGCTAAGGTGGGGGTGCGCGAGGCCATGACGGCGACCGCGCTCCTGACCGTCGTCGGCGTGGCCTTGCTGATGGAAGAGGTGGGGTTGTCCGCGGCGCTGGGCTCGTTCATTGCCGGCGCGCTCCTTGCCGACTCCGAGTACCGCCATCAGATCGAGGCGGATATCGCGCCGTTCGAGGGTCTGCTGCTGGCCGTGTTCTTCATGGCCGTGGGTATGTCCATCGACCTGTCGGTTCTCGTGGCCCGGCCCGGCGCGCTGCTTCTCATCGTGGCGGTGCTGATCGCCGTGAAGTTCGCGGTTCTGTTCGGGCTTGGCCGCTGGTGGGGCCTGACGAACGCGCCGTCGCGGCGGCTCGGGATTGTGCTGAGCCAGGGCGGCGAGTTCGCATTCGTGCTGTTTTCGGTCGGCCTCGTCGAAGGAGTGATCGACCGCGAAACGGCGGGGCTCCTGACGTTGGCGGTCACGCTCTCCATGGCGGCGACGCCGCTGCTGCTGGTCGCGGACGACATGTTCCTGCGGGCGAGGAAAAGCGCGGCGCCGGATTACGAGATCCCGCCGGACGATGAGAAGCATGTCATCATCGCCGGGTTTGGGCGTTTCGGGCAGATCGTCGCGCGCGTCCTGCGCGCCCGGCATATTCCGTTTACGGCGCTCGACAAGTCCATTGCGCAGGTCGATTTCGTCAAGCGCTTCGGCGCCAATATCTACTATGGCGATGCGGGGCGTATCGACATCCTGCGTGCGTCAGGTGCCGGCAAGGCAAGCGCCTTCGTGCTGGCGATCGACGATGTGGACGCATCGCTCCGTGTGGCGGAGATCGTCCGGGAGAACTTTCCCGACCTTCCCATCTATGCCCGCGCCCGCGACCGTATTCACGTCCACAAGCTCGTGGATCTCGGCGTCACCATTATCGAACGCGAGACATTTCTCGCGGCATTGAGCCTGACGTCCGAGCTTCTGCGCGGGCTCGGGCTGAAGCCCAACGAAGCCAAACGCCTCATCGAGACGTTCAAGACCCATGACGAGGCGCGGCTCTTCAACGAGTACCAGGACTATACGGATCGGGAGAAGATGCGTGCGAATGCCCTGTCGGCCGCCGTCGAGTTGGAAGACCTGTTCGCGAAAGACATGGAGGCGCTGGAGAACGGTGGCGCTAGCGATGGGCGTTCAGATGATCGAGGATCATCTGATTGA